A stretch of the Columba livia isolate bColLiv1 breed racing homer unplaced genomic scaffold, bColLiv1.pat.W.v2 Scaffold_132, whole genome shotgun sequence genome encodes the following:
- the LOC135577626 gene encoding olfactory receptor 14J1-like produces MSNSSSITQFLLLPFTDTRELQLLHFWLFLGIYLAALLGNGLIITTIAWDQHLHTPMYFFLLNLALFDMGTISTTLPKSMANSLWDYRAISYLGCATQLFLFVFLITAEYCLLTVMSYNRYVAICKPLHYGTLLGSRACVHMAAAAWATGFLNALLHTANTFSLPLCKGNALGQFFCEIPQILKLSCSHSYLRELGLIVVSACLVFMCCIFIVVSYVQILRAVLRIPSEQGRHKAFSTCLPHLAVVSLFLSTAMSAYLKPPSISSPSLDLVVSVLYSVVPPAVNPLIYSMRNQELKESIRKGISWVFVDADKLSMTLQK; encoded by the coding sequence atgtccaacagcagctccatcacccagttcctcctcctgccgttcacagacacacgggagctgcagctcttgcacttctggctcttcctgggcatctacctggctgccctcctgggcaacggcctcatcatcaccaccatagcctgggaccagcacctccacacccccatgtacttcttcctgctcaacctcgccctcttTGACATGGGCACCATCTCCACCActctccccaagtccatggccaattccctctgggattacagggccatctcatacttgggatgtgcaacacagctctttttgtttgtcttcttgatcacagcagagtattgtctcctcaccGTCATGTCGTAcaaccgctacgttgccatctgcaaacccctgcactacgggaccctcctgggcagcagagcttgtgtccacatggcagcagctgcctgggccactgggtttctcaatgctctgctgcacacggccaatacattttcactgcccctgtgcaagggcaatgccctgggccagttcttctgtgaaatcccccagatcctcaagctctcctgctcacactcctacctcagggaacttgggcttattgtggttagtgcctgtttggtttttatgtgctgcattttcatcgtggtgtcctatgtgcagatcttgagggccgtgctgaggatcccctctgagcagggacggcacaaagccttttccacctgcctccctcacctggccgtggtctccctgttcctcagcactgccatgtctgcctacctgaagcccccctccatctcttctccatccctggatctggtggtgtctgttctgtactcggtggtgcctccagcagtgaaccccctcatctacagcatgaggaaccaggagctcaaggagtCCATTAGGAAAGGGATTTCATGGGTGTTTGTTGATGCTGATAAACTTTCAATGACTCTACAGAAATGA